The window TCATCAACTCGTTCTGTGATAACCTGCAACTCTTCCATTTTACTCTCCTGGCGCATGTTGATTTTTGACTGCCAGAATAGCTGATTATGGAGAAAAAGAGCAAGGCCAAGAGCAAAATAAATTATTTTAAGATGTCATTAACCAATCGGTGAGGTACATAACTGTAGAACAATTCTTACTTATATCCTATCCTGATTAATAGAACAAAAAATTTCTTCTGGGAAATTCCTTTGTTGTCGAGTATTATAAATTATTTTTCGCTTTTGATTTTTTTTTATTGCCTTTAAATAAGTTCCCTGAAGCTTCATAAGAAAATAATTTCCGTGCATACTGTCAATATGTCAGCACGACTGTTGAACGAACAACTGCTGTCTGGAAGAAAATAACGGTTCGCTATAACCACGCAATATGTACACAGACATTGTAATAAACGCCACTCCTTATGAAAACCGTATTGCGGTGGTGGAAAGCGGCAACCTGCTTGAGTTTCACATCGAACGCCCGACGGAAAATGGATTGGTGGGCAATATCTACCAAGGCAAAGTTGTCCGGGTACTGCCGGGTATGCAGGCGGCGTTTGTCGATATCGGTCTTGACCGCACAGGGTTCCTCTATGTTGACGATATTGACATCTCGATGTCAATGACACAACTCTCGCAGCCAGAAGTGAGCCCTTCTGTGGTTGCAAAAAATGCAACGATCAATCCGGCTATTGAGGATTTATTAAAAGAAGGGCAGACCATTTTGGTACAGATTGCCAAGGAACCCATCGGTTCTAAGGGTGCCCGTTTGAGCTGCCATATCACCCTGCCTTGCCGCAACTTGGTTTTTATGCCTTTAACCGATCATATCGGTATTTCCCGCAAGATAGAGGACGAAGATATTAGGGAGGAATTGCGGAAAAAAATTGAACAGTTGCGCCCGGATGGTACAGGTTTCATTGTCCGTACTGTTGCTGAGAACGTCACCACAGCAGAGATTGAAGCGGACATGGAGTTTCTTATGCTGCTTTGGGATGATATCCGATCCCATGCGCAACGGGCAACAGCTCCGTGCCTGATTTATCAGGATCTGGATCTCGTTTTGAGAGCCGTACGGGATCTCTTCACGGACAGCGTCAATGAACTTGTTGTCGATTCCAGGAGCATGCATGACCGGCTCCTCAATTTTGTGGTTACTTTTGCCCCGAAATTGAAAAGCAGAATTGTCTATTATGACAGTGAAGTGCCAATTTTTGATGCCTACGGAATTGAAGTCGACGTTGCTCGGGCCATAGATAAAAAAGTCTGGTTGCGCTCAGGGGGCTACCTTATTATCGAAACCACAGAAGCCTTAACCGTGGTGGATGTGAATACCGGGCGTTATGTGGGAAAAAATGACCTGAACGAGACGATTTACAAAACCAATATGGAGGCGGTGAAAGAGATATCCTACCAGCTGAGGCTCCGTAATATCGGGGGAATCATTATTATTGATTTTATTGATATGGAAATAGAGCAGCATCGGGAAGAACTCTATAATGCCTTTCTGAAAGCCATGCGCAAGGATAAAAACCGCGTCAACATCCTCAAGGTCTCGGAGTTCGGTCTGGTCCAGATGACCCGGAAACGTTCCAGTGAAAGCCTGTCTCAGGTCATGTGTGAACCCTGCCTGTATTGCGGCGGGGAAGGCATTGTTAAATCACGACAAACCATCTGTTATGAAATATTCCGCAAGATTTACCGGGACAACCGCAAGGCTGGCGGGAAAAGTATAACCATCAAGGTGCATCCACATATTGCCAGTACACTCTCTCAAGACGAAGCGCAACATCTCCGACATCTTGAAAAAACCACAGGGAAAGAAATTACCGTGTCTCCCGCATATGATCTTCATGTTCAACGGTACGAGGTTGTCTGGGATGAGCAACCTTCTCAAACAAAAAAATAAAGAAACCACCCCCAGAGGGGGTGGTTTTCTATGACGAAATAAAAAAATATTAAAGGGTAGCATGATCTCAAAAAATAGACGCAGAATAGGTACCTCCTCCCGTTCAACAAGCAAAAAATGGCTGGGACGTAACGTCCTCATAGTCCTCATAGTCCTCTTCGTTCTTGCTGGTGCTGCGGCCGGTTTTATCCTTTTTGAGACAGAAAAGCCGCAAATTACGCTAAACCAAGATATCCTCTTTCTCGGAAGCCCGCTGGACGTACAGCTTCAAGCATCTGACCGCAAAAGTGGTATTCAGCAGGTTGACATTGTCCTTCAGCAAAACGACAAGGAATTTCAGCTGTTCAAGAAAAGTTTTCCCCGTCAGGCATGGCTTTCAAAGGCCGGGCCCGGAGAAGTACAGGAAACCCTGACGCTGGATGTTCAGCAGGCCGGAGCAAAAGAAGGTGAGGCGAAACTCACGGTTTCTGTGCATGATTTTTCTCTCAACGGCGGATTGCAGGGGAATGCGACTATTACTGTCTTTCCCGTGACTATTGACACCAAGGCACCACGAGTTCATATTGAACACGCACAACAATATATTACTCCGGGTGGAAGCGGCATTATGGTCTACAGTATCTCTGAACCCTCAAAGCGGCACGGGGTCATGCTTGATGATACCTTTTTTCAAGGATACCCCCTGTTGGGCGACAACAAAAGATTTATCGCCTATATCGCTCTCCCTTGGAACAGCGATAAGCCGGAGCAAATGCGAGTTGTTGCAGAAGATCAGGCTGGCAATGAGGGGAGCAGCACCTTTTCTATACGATTCAAATCAGTCAAGGACAAGAAAGATCGAATTAATATCTCAGATGGCTTTCTCAATAAAAAAATTCCCGAGTTTCAAGAGAGCTACCCGGAACTGACTGGAACAAAAATGGAAAAATACCTCTTTGTTAACAAAACCATTCGTGTTCGTAATGCGGAAAAGATTGCTGCTCTCAGCAGCAACACGACAAGTGAACAGCTATGGCAGGATCGATTTCTCCGTATGCCAGGAGCTGGCAAGGCCGGATTTGCTGATCAACGAACCTATTATTACAAGGGAGAGCCGATTGATCATCAAACCCATCTGGGGATGGATATTGCCTCAACAGCCCGGGTTACTATAGAGGCGGCAAATCGGGGCAAAGTTATTTTTGCCGACTATCTTGGAATTTACGGAAACATGGTCATGCTTGATCACGGTCAAGGCCTGACCAGCCTGTATTCTCACCTCAGCCGCATTGCTGTTACGCCGGGACAAATGGTGAAAAAAGGAGAGGTCATCGGAAATTCCGGAACCACCGGAATGGCTGGAGGCGACCATCTCCACTTCTCCATGTTGGTGCATGGCATATTTGTCACCCCGGTTGAATGGTGGGATCAACATTGGATTGATGTCAATATTAATAATGTTATTCAATAAAGCACTCCGCCCGATCAAAAAATATGCAGCGCAAAGGCATTCCACTCCTCCTGTATAGTTATCTGGCAACTGAACTGCTTGCTCCCTTTTTTGCCAGCTTTCTTATTTTATACGGGGTCTTTTTTTTGATCCGACTCATTCCGCTGCTGGAAGTCGTTCTTGAACTCGGGATTAATTTTCCCGACTTCATTCGTCTTTTCTCCTATATTTTCCCCCATATGCTGCTCTATGTTATTCCTATGGCCAGCATGGCCGGGGTTATTATCGGTTTTACCCGCTTAACCAACGAACGGGAAATTCTCGCTCTCAAAGCCTGCGGTATCAGTCTACGACAAATGCTCCCCCCGGTTATCATTGTCTCGGCATTCATTGCCGCCCTGACAGGCTATTTCTCGGTCCGCCTGATTCCGGCCGGTGAAATTGCTATGCACCAACTCATGTTCCAGTTGGCTAAGGAGAAAATAGACAGTGGGATTAAAGAAAAAAAATTTACAGAGGCCCTTGGAGATCTGGTCGTTTATGTCGATGATATTGATGAAAACGAACACTGGAACGGAGTCTATGTCTCGGATATGCGCGGTCGGGAGCAGCCGATCATCATAATGGCCAAAAAAGGACGGATGAAGGCGGATGTCAACACCATGTCCGTCTCAATTGTGCTGGACAACGGCACCCTGCATAATACCGACGGACAGGATAGCCAGATTGTTCGCTTCAAACGGTACCAGCTCCATATCCCGTTAAAGCCACCCACCCATATTGACGGAGAAGATGTCACCAAGCTGAGTCGAGGCAGTATGTCACAAGAACAACTCCTGGCTGCTGGTCAGAAGCACGGTGTTGATACCCACGCAGGTGCCATCTATCTGACAGAATACCATCATCGCTTAGCCCTACCAGTGGGCTGCTTGATCCTCAGTTTACTGGGCTTGCCCTTGGGGCTTCAGGCCGGGCCGGGGAGAAAAGCCGTCGGCATCCCCTTTGGGCTAGGTTTTTTCGTTCTCTATTATATTGTTTTTACCCTGTTTAGGGTGATGGCTGAGGATATGGTCCTGCCTCTCCTTGCAGGCATGTGGTTGCCTAATATTATCTTTGCGATTATGACCGGGATTATTTTCTGGCGAGTTGAGCAGGAGCGACCAATCTTCTCTGAACGACTGACCCTCTGGCTTGAATCCGTTATTGACGCTCTTTTCCTTGCCCCGCTCAAACGACTTGCCAAGCTGTTCAGGCAATTATTAAGCAAAAGACACGGTGATGGTGCTAGAAGTAAAAAGAAAAAAGAAGAGCTGCCGGGTTGGGCAGGAATGCTTGTTCATGCAGACGCAAAAAAACGGGTCTTTCACCTACCAGACTGCGAACAATATCACTGTAAAAGCTGTACCCTTGAGTTCAACAGTACCTTTGTTGCCTACGAAGCCGGATTTGCCCCCTGTCCGTACTGCGAGACACAGGTCGAAAAATATAATAGTTAACATATGACCAAAACAAGCCTGCAATACGCTCTAAGGCTCTCGGTCACCGGCCTGCTGCTTTTTTTTATCTTTCGTAGTATCCATCCTGAAGAGATACTTGAGGCCGTGGCAGCAATTTCTCCAGGGTATCTCTTGTCTGCCCTATTTGCTCAACTTGCCTGTCTCACTCTTGCCGCATATCGATGGCAGTTGATTGTTAATCGACTCGGCTTCAAAGCCCCTTTCGCCTTTTACCTCGGCAGTTATTTTAAGGGAGCTTTTTTCAACCAAGGGCTTCCAACCAGTATCGGTGGTGACGGAGTGCGCATCTATGACTGCGTAAAAGTGACCGGTTCTGCTGAAGATGCCTTTTTCGGGGTATTTATTGATCGAGTCATAGGGTTGGCAGGACTCCTGTTGCTCAATATCGTTGCCTTGCTTTTGAACAGCACCCTGTTGCCGACACACATCTATTACCCTCTTTTATTCATACTCATTGCCTTGGCAACCGGCATGCTTCTCCTTTTTTTTCTGCGTAAATTTTCTTTTTTTACGGTTGGCAGGTACCTTGGTTTTCTTGGTCGGCTTTCTGAACGTTATTTTCAAGTCTACTCCTCACTTCCGGCTCTCACCAGCCAACTTGGTCTTTCCGTCCTGATCCACCTGCTTTCAATGGGCACTTTTTTTCTTCTCGGTCAAGGTGTGGGGCTCGACTTCTCTCTTCAGGTCTATCTGGTCATGGTTCCACCGGTCATTTTATTGACCCTCCTTCCCATATCACTGGCTGGATGGGGAATACGGGAAGGCGCAATGGTCGCCTTTTTCCTTCTGATCGGTGCGGAAAAATCTC is drawn from Candidatus Electrothrix rattekaaiensis and contains these coding sequences:
- a CDS encoding Rne/Rng family ribonuclease; amino-acid sequence: MYTDIVINATPYENRIAVVESGNLLEFHIERPTENGLVGNIYQGKVVRVLPGMQAAFVDIGLDRTGFLYVDDIDISMSMTQLSQPEVSPSVVAKNATINPAIEDLLKEGQTILVQIAKEPIGSKGARLSCHITLPCRNLVFMPLTDHIGISRKIEDEDIREELRKKIEQLRPDGTGFIVRTVAENVTTAEIEADMEFLMLLWDDIRSHAQRATAPCLIYQDLDLVLRAVRDLFTDSVNELVVDSRSMHDRLLNFVVTFAPKLKSRIVYYDSEVPIFDAYGIEVDVARAIDKKVWLRSGGYLIIETTEALTVVDVNTGRYVGKNDLNETIYKTNMEAVKEISYQLRLRNIGGIIIIDFIDMEIEQHREELYNAFLKAMRKDKNRVNILKVSEFGLVQMTRKRSSESLSQVMCEPCLYCGGEGIVKSRQTICYEIFRKIYRDNRKAGGKSITIKVHPHIASTLSQDEAQHLRHLEKTTGKEITVSPAYDLHVQRYEVVWDEQPSQTKK
- a CDS encoding M23 family metallopeptidase, with the protein product MISKNRRRIGTSSRSTSKKWLGRNVLIVLIVLFVLAGAAAGFILFETEKPQITLNQDILFLGSPLDVQLQASDRKSGIQQVDIVLQQNDKEFQLFKKSFPRQAWLSKAGPGEVQETLTLDVQQAGAKEGEAKLTVSVHDFSLNGGLQGNATITVFPVTIDTKAPRVHIEHAQQYITPGGSGIMVYSISEPSKRHGVMLDDTFFQGYPLLGDNKRFIAYIALPWNSDKPEQMRVVAEDQAGNEGSSTFSIRFKSVKDKKDRINISDGFLNKKIPEFQESYPELTGTKMEKYLFVNKTIRVRNAEKIAALSSNTTSEQLWQDRFLRMPGAGKAGFADQRTYYYKGEPIDHQTHLGMDIASTARVTIEAANRGKVIFADYLGIYGNMVMLDHGQGLTSLYSHLSRIAVTPGQMVKKGEVIGNSGTTGMAGGDHLHFSMLVHGIFVTPVEWWDQHWIDVNINNVIQ
- a CDS encoding lysylphosphatidylglycerol synthase transmembrane domain-containing protein, encoding MTKTSLQYALRLSVTGLLLFFIFRSIHPEEILEAVAAISPGYLLSALFAQLACLTLAAYRWQLIVNRLGFKAPFAFYLGSYFKGAFFNQGLPTSIGGDGVRIYDCVKVTGSAEDAFFGVFIDRVIGLAGLLLLNIVALLLNSTLLPTHIYYPLLFILIALATGMLLLFFLRKFSFFTVGRYLGFLGRLSERYFQVYSSLPALTSQLGLSVLIHLLSMGTFFLLGQGVGLDFSLQVYLVMVPPVILLTLLPISLAGWGIREGAMVAFFLLIGAEKSRVLTFSLLYGFISVIASLPGFIIFLRRERTP
- the lptF gene encoding LPS export ABC transporter permease LptF — encoded protein: MQRKGIPLLLYSYLATELLAPFFASFLILYGVFFLIRLIPLLEVVLELGINFPDFIRLFSYIFPHMLLYVIPMASMAGVIIGFTRLTNEREILALKACGISLRQMLPPVIIVSAFIAALTGYFSVRLIPAGEIAMHQLMFQLAKEKIDSGIKEKKFTEALGDLVVYVDDIDENEHWNGVYVSDMRGREQPIIIMAKKGRMKADVNTMSVSIVLDNGTLHNTDGQDSQIVRFKRYQLHIPLKPPTHIDGEDVTKLSRGSMSQEQLLAAGQKHGVDTHAGAIYLTEYHHRLALPVGCLILSLLGLPLGLQAGPGRKAVGIPFGLGFFVLYYIVFTLFRVMAEDMVLPLLAGMWLPNIIFAIMTGIIFWRVEQERPIFSERLTLWLESVIDALFLAPLKRLAKLFRQLLSKRHGDGARSKKKKEELPGWAGMLVHADAKKRVFHLPDCEQYHCKSCTLEFNSTFVAYEAGFAPCPYCETQVEKYNS